In Luteibacter mycovicinus, a genomic segment contains:
- a CDS encoding M13 family metallopeptidase, which produces MATIHRILATAISCGLASSAALAADPSGIDLKGIDHAVQPGDDFDGYASGAWKKTAVIPADRASTGVFLEVFQKAEKRNAELIKAAGEGSPAAGSNQRLIADYYKAYMDEAAIEKAGLAPLQPALGAIDAIGDKAALSTALGAQLRADVDPINATNLDTGHLLGLFVAQGLEDPSKNMPYLLQGGLGMPNRDYYLKNDKDMVDARAKYAAYVEALLRQAGTPDAAGKAKAIVALETKIAQAQESIVDSEDIHKANNPWPRSAFASRAPGIDWDAYFKAAGLDDQPTFIVWQPATVTKFAALVASEPLDTWKAWLRFHTINENASGLLPKAYDDLAFGFYGKVLTGTPKQRDRWKRGVGRVNVDLGDAVGQIYVKRYFPASSRAEVEDMVKNILKAFDARVDTLEWMSPATRQKAKAKIATIKVGVGYPDTWRDYSKLEIRPDDALGNHQRATLAEYRHQVAKLHQPVDRAEWWMTPQTVNAVNLPLQNSLNFPAAILEAPFFDPKADPASNYGSIGAVIGHEISHSFDNTGAEFDAQGRLANWWTDADQKHFKDAGQRLVEQFNQYEPLPGLHINGQQTLGENIADLSGLTIAYAAYKESLGGKPAPVIDGLSGDQRFFLAFAQSWRTKTRDAALRAQVIGDGHAPGEFRAQTVRNLDPWYDAFQPKPGQKLYLDPKQRVKIW; this is translated from the coding sequence ATGGCTACGATTCACCGGATTCTTGCGACCGCGATTTCCTGCGGACTCGCCTCCTCGGCGGCCCTGGCGGCCGATCCGTCGGGCATCGACCTGAAAGGCATCGACCACGCGGTACAGCCCGGTGACGACTTCGACGGATATGCCAGCGGCGCATGGAAGAAAACCGCGGTCATTCCCGCCGACCGCGCCAGCACGGGTGTGTTCCTCGAAGTTTTCCAGAAGGCCGAGAAGCGCAACGCGGAACTGATCAAGGCCGCGGGCGAAGGCAGCCCTGCCGCCGGCAGCAACCAGCGGCTGATCGCCGACTACTACAAGGCCTACATGGACGAGGCGGCGATCGAGAAAGCCGGCCTGGCGCCGTTGCAGCCCGCGCTCGGTGCGATCGACGCCATCGGGGATAAAGCCGCCCTGTCGACGGCGCTGGGAGCGCAGTTGCGTGCGGACGTCGACCCGATCAACGCGACAAACCTCGACACCGGCCACCTGCTCGGCCTGTTCGTCGCGCAGGGCCTCGAGGATCCTTCGAAGAACATGCCGTACCTGCTGCAGGGCGGACTGGGCATGCCCAACCGCGATTACTACCTGAAGAATGACAAGGACATGGTGGACGCCCGCGCGAAGTACGCCGCGTACGTCGAAGCGCTGCTGCGGCAGGCCGGCACGCCCGATGCCGCCGGCAAGGCGAAAGCCATCGTCGCACTGGAAACGAAGATCGCACAGGCCCAGGAATCCATCGTCGACAGCGAGGACATCCACAAGGCGAACAATCCCTGGCCGCGCAGCGCGTTCGCGTCCCGGGCGCCAGGTATCGACTGGGACGCCTATTTCAAGGCGGCAGGCCTCGACGACCAGCCGACCTTCATCGTCTGGCAGCCGGCCACCGTGACGAAGTTCGCGGCGTTGGTCGCCAGTGAACCGCTGGACACGTGGAAGGCCTGGCTGCGCTTTCACACCATCAACGAAAATGCCTCCGGCCTGTTGCCGAAAGCCTATGACGACCTCGCCTTCGGCTTCTACGGCAAGGTGCTGACCGGCACACCGAAACAGCGGGACCGCTGGAAGCGGGGCGTGGGCCGGGTCAATGTCGATCTCGGCGATGCCGTGGGTCAGATCTACGTCAAACGCTATTTCCCCGCTTCCTCGCGTGCCGAGGTCGAGGACATGGTGAAGAACATCCTGAAGGCGTTCGATGCCCGCGTGGATACGCTGGAATGGATGTCGCCGGCCACACGACAGAAGGCCAAGGCCAAGATCGCGACGATCAAGGTCGGCGTCGGCTACCCCGATACCTGGCGCGATTATTCGAAGCTGGAGATTCGTCCCGACGACGCGCTGGGCAACCATCAGCGCGCCACGCTGGCGGAGTACCGCCATCAGGTCGCCAAGCTGCACCAGCCGGTGGATCGTGCCGAGTGGTGGATGACCCCGCAGACGGTCAACGCGGTCAACCTGCCGTTGCAGAACTCGCTGAACTTCCCCGCCGCCATTCTCGAAGCCCCGTTCTTCGATCCGAAGGCCGACCCCGCGTCCAATTACGGTTCGATCGGCGCCGTGATCGGTCACGAGATCAGCCACAGTTTCGACAACACGGGCGCCGAGTTCGACGCACAGGGACGCCTGGCCAACTGGTGGACCGATGCCGACCAGAAGCATTTCAAGGATGCCGGTCAGCGGCTCGTCGAGCAGTTCAACCAGTACGAACCGCTGCCGGGCCTGCATATCAACGGCCAGCAGACGCTGGGTGAGAACATCGCCGACCTTTCAGGCCTGACCATTGCCTATGCGGCATACAAGGAAAGCCTGGGTGGTAAACCCGCACCGGTCATCGACGGCCTCAGCGGCGATCAGCGATTCTTCCTGGCCTTCGCGCAGTCGTGGCGGACCAAGACCCGTGACGCGGCGCTTCGTGCCCAGGTGATCGGTGACGGTCATGCGCCGGGTGAGTTCCGTGCGCAGACGGTGCGTAACCTCGACCCCTGGTACGACGCGTTCCAGCCGAAACCGGGGCAGAAGCTGTATCTGGACCCGAAGCAGCGGGTGAAGATCTGGTAA
- a CDS encoding ABC transporter permease, with translation MRAILPAVALLALLLVLPFSAPVFHAGWPVLSHPLYTRTSFLTLTAAHLSLVFVATLVAVAVGLSLGVLATRPGGRSLLPTVRAVAVIGQTFPPVAVLAIAVPLLGFGAAPTLLALALYGVLPVLGQTIAGLDNVPAAALHAADGMGYGRWRRLWEVELPLAAGPIMGGVRLSAIVGVGTATIGSAVGATTLGSPVVEGLVGNNTAYVIQGALLVGALALTIDGALGALERRIRRLP, from the coding sequence GTGAGAGCGATCCTTCCCGCCGTGGCGCTGCTGGCCTTACTGCTGGTGCTGCCGTTTTCCGCGCCCGTTTTCCATGCCGGGTGGCCGGTGCTGAGCCACCCCCTGTACACGCGCACCTCGTTCCTCACGTTGACGGCCGCACATCTTTCGCTGGTGTTCGTCGCTACCCTGGTGGCGGTCGCCGTGGGCCTGTCACTCGGAGTGCTGGCGACACGTCCCGGCGGGCGCTCACTGTTGCCGACGGTGCGCGCGGTAGCCGTGATCGGGCAGACGTTTCCACCCGTGGCCGTGCTGGCCATCGCCGTCCCCTTGCTCGGCTTCGGCGCCGCGCCGACCCTGCTTGCGCTGGCGCTGTACGGGGTCCTTCCGGTGCTGGGCCAGACGATCGCGGGGCTCGACAACGTGCCGGCCGCGGCGCTGCATGCGGCGGACGGCATGGGCTACGGACGCTGGCGCCGCTTGTGGGAAGTGGAGTTGCCGCTCGCCGCGGGCCCGATCATGGGTGGCGTGCGTCTATCGGCCATTGTCGGTGTGGGCACGGCGACGATCGGGTCGGCGGTCGGTGCGACGACGCTGGGTTCGCCTGTGGTGGAGGGGCTTGTGGGCAACAACACCGCGTATGTGATCCAGGGCGCGCTGCTGGTGGGGGCACTCGCGTTGACGATCGACGGAGCGCTGGGTGCCCTGGAGCGCCGGATCCGTCGGTTGCCTTGA
- a CDS encoding TenA family transcriptional regulator: MNARFELTGSQTNIASYPLWAQDMVSSCEDARRQIVSHPMWDAMKTATLDPVTTRNFMVGVWPVIERFPGYMSHSLLKTRYGRSPGDDLARRWLVRNIRVEQNHAEYWLNWAESAGVSREDVLTAEPPKGSQALANWCEEVSRDDSLAASIAATNYAVEGATGDWSQIIYDSQAYAESLPISGRKAGLRWLQLHAAYDDTHPWEALEIVCTILGTNPPVDQIEHIKECVRRSYIGMSITLDRCMDAPALVRTLNEVAA; encoded by the coding sequence ATGAACGCACGTTTCGAACTCACCGGCTCGCAGACCAACATCGCCAGCTATCCGCTCTGGGCACAGGACATGGTGTCGTCCTGTGAGGATGCGCGGCGGCAGATCGTCAGCCATCCCATGTGGGATGCGATGAAGACGGCCACGCTCGACCCGGTGACCACGCGCAACTTCATGGTCGGTGTGTGGCCGGTCATCGAGCGGTTCCCGGGGTACATGTCGCACAGCCTGCTGAAGACCCGCTACGGCCGCAGCCCGGGCGACGACCTCGCCCGTCGCTGGCTGGTGCGGAACATCCGCGTGGAACAGAACCACGCCGAGTACTGGCTGAACTGGGCGGAGTCGGCGGGCGTGTCCCGCGAGGACGTCCTGACGGCGGAACCCCCGAAGGGCAGTCAGGCGCTGGCCAACTGGTGCGAGGAGGTCAGCCGCGACGACTCCCTGGCCGCCAGCATCGCCGCGACCAACTATGCGGTGGAGGGGGCGACCGGCGATTGGTCGCAGATTATCTATGACAGCCAGGCCTATGCGGAAAGCCTGCCGATTTCGGGCCGCAAAGCCGGCCTGCGTTGGCTTCAGCTTCACGCCGCGTATGACGATACCCATCCGTGGGAGGCGCTCGAAATCGTCTGCACCATCCTGGGCACCAATCCACCGGTGGATCAGATCGAGCACATCAAGGAATGTGTCCGTCGCAGCTATATCGGCATGAGCATCACGCTCGACCGGTGCATGGATGCCCCGGCTCTCGTCCGCACGTTGAACGAGGTTGCCGCGTAA
- the rsmI gene encoding 16S rRNA (cytidine(1402)-2'-O)-methyltransferase, with the protein MSPPRPGTLHVVATPIGHRDDISARAIETLRRARVIAAEDTRHTRPLLQHLNIDTPLVALHDHNERTAVDGLVERMRGGDDVALVSDAGTPLISDPGFRLVRAARIAGLRVSPVPGPSAVIAALSVAGLPSDRFVFEGFLSAKAGARRSRLAELAGESRTLIFYESSHRIVESLEDMREAFGADREAVVARELTKMFETVLGDPLSALVERVSADPNQQKGEFVVMVAGREAGEDERLSEGLRVFAILKDELPPARAAKLAAAITGAPRKALYGA; encoded by the coding sequence ATGTCCCCGCCCCGTCCCGGTACGCTTCATGTCGTCGCCACCCCGATCGGTCATCGCGACGACATCAGCGCGCGCGCCATCGAAACGCTGCGCCGGGCAAGGGTCATCGCCGCCGAGGACACCCGCCACACCCGGCCGCTGCTGCAGCACCTCAATATCGATACGCCACTGGTCGCGCTGCACGACCACAATGAGCGCACGGCAGTGGATGGCCTGGTGGAGCGCATGCGCGGCGGCGACGATGTCGCCCTGGTCTCGGATGCCGGGACGCCGCTGATCAGCGATCCGGGGTTCCGTCTTGTGCGTGCCGCCCGCATCGCCGGCCTCCGGGTCAGTCCGGTCCCGGGCCCCAGCGCGGTCATCGCCGCCTTGTCGGTCGCCGGCCTGCCCAGCGACCGCTTCGTCTTCGAGGGATTTCTCTCCGCGAAAGCGGGCGCCCGCCGCTCGCGCCTGGCGGAACTGGCCGGCGAATCGCGCACGCTGATCTTCTATGAGTCGTCGCACCGCATCGTCGAGTCGCTCGAAGACATGCGCGAAGCGTTCGGCGCGGATCGCGAGGCCGTGGTGGCCCGGGAGCTGACCAAGATGTTCGAGACCGTGCTGGGTGACCCGCTCTCGGCGCTGGTCGAGCGCGTGTCAGCCGATCCCAACCAGCAGAAGGGCGAGTTCGTGGTGATGGTCGCCGGGCGGGAAGCCGGCGAGGACGAACGCCTCAGCGAGGGACTTCGCGTGTTTGCGATCCTCAAGGACGAACTGCCTCCGGCCAGGGCGGCGAAGCTGGCGGCCGCGATCACCGGCGCCCCGCGCAAGGCCCTCTACGGCGCCTGA
- a CDS encoding putative bifunctional diguanylate cyclase/phosphodiesterase, with the protein MRRVETIHPQPLSRRLRPLAYALVAVVGLVLALTWVALQTQVTLAGFLNGESLWAKAQKQAVIDLDEYAAHGRPGDLAAYRRNFAVLMADRSSRDAIASGRYEQAAVEDGFARGGVIPEAISGMVFIFRYFDGMPYVREAIAEWRSVDASLAEIDEIAGRLEHAYASGTPSPSLLDDERGRIAALNTYVEPRTKAFSLYIANGASWLGKVLFFTVLGVAALASLLWLRMAQRILVGIRGTEERYSLLFDSAADAIFMVDEETGRILDANHRAAAWVGCPSGELIGIQLASLFVDGSPHAGAGMLRNGDGSVRPVETQSSLVVWGSRQVSQAIVRDISDRVAMEQERRIASEALASIAEGVIIADADRRVTSANAAHTKLTGMPVQTLRRTRFDATRTLPDGRPLPQTLWDDIAAGDNWLGEVESRRADGTTYPELMSISTIRDSEGRPQHYVAVVSDITARKADRQRLQHMATHDPLTGLVTRSEFERRCAEAITRAAHERGAVAVLFVDLDAFKVINDSYSHATGDALLMRVAERIRAQLAPHDVAGRIGGDEFTVLIADLRSREEALAVAEAVLAALAKPFDLGDYELFVSASIGIAGYPLDGNDAVTLIANADAAMYVAKTEERNALRLYTPKMHADARRRLKLASELRQALVRKEFTLAYQPSVEMKTGRIVAVEALIRWRHPERGNVPPDEFIPIAENLGLIRQIDQWVLETACAQLKHWDDAKLPPLRMAVNVSASSFGHPDFLPGVSQALLDTGIAPQRLLIELTESAILRLGEDTERSMQSLHSLGVGVAIDDFGTGYSSLAYLKLPAVAYLKIDRSFVTGLPANGNDVAITEAMVAIARSLDLHTIAEGIETEAQHEFLLRAGCQEGQGFLYSRPLPPDEIERLLAPHKASGAKRLSLVPPRRA; encoded by the coding sequence ATGCGTCGCGTTGAGACCATTCACCCACAACCGTTGTCGAGACGCCTCAGGCCGCTGGCCTATGCGCTCGTCGCTGTCGTGGGCCTCGTTCTCGCATTGACGTGGGTTGCCCTGCAGACCCAGGTGACTCTCGCCGGTTTTCTCAACGGCGAGAGTCTTTGGGCAAAGGCTCAGAAACAGGCCGTGATCGACCTCGACGAGTACGCGGCGCACGGCCGCCCCGGCGATCTTGCCGCTTACCGGCGCAATTTCGCCGTCCTGATGGCCGACCGCAGTTCCCGCGACGCCATCGCCAGCGGTCGCTACGAACAGGCGGCCGTCGAAGACGGATTTGCCCGCGGCGGGGTCATCCCCGAGGCCATTTCCGGCATGGTCTTCATCTTTCGTTACTTCGACGGCATGCCCTACGTCCGCGAAGCGATCGCCGAGTGGCGTTCGGTGGACGCCAGTCTTGCCGAAATCGACGAGATCGCCGGTCGCCTCGAGCATGCCTACGCGTCGGGCACACCGTCCCCGTCCCTGCTCGACGACGAGCGCGGCCGTATCGCTGCGCTCAACACTTACGTCGAGCCGCGCACCAAGGCGTTCTCCCTCTATATCGCCAACGGCGCCTCCTGGCTTGGCAAGGTGTTGTTCTTCACCGTGCTGGGCGTGGCCGCGCTGGCTTCGCTTCTCTGGTTGCGCATGGCTCAGCGCATCCTCGTCGGCATCCGCGGCACCGAGGAGCGTTACAGCCTCCTGTTCGACAGCGCCGCCGACGCCATTTTCATGGTGGACGAGGAAACCGGCAGGATCCTCGACGCCAACCACCGCGCCGCCGCGTGGGTGGGATGTCCGTCGGGCGAACTGATCGGCATCCAGCTGGCCAGCCTGTTCGTCGATGGCTCACCCCATGCCGGCGCCGGTATGCTGCGCAACGGCGACGGCAGCGTGCGTCCCGTGGAGACCCAGAGCAGCCTCGTGGTCTGGGGCTCACGCCAGGTTTCTCAGGCCATCGTGCGTGATATCTCCGATCGCGTAGCGATGGAGCAGGAGCGCAGAATCGCTTCCGAAGCGCTGGCCAGCATCGCCGAGGGCGTCATCATCGCCGACGCGGACCGCCGCGTGACCTCGGCGAACGCCGCGCACACCAAGCTCACCGGCATGCCCGTGCAGACGCTGCGACGCACGCGCTTCGACGCCACCCGCACGTTGCCCGACGGCCGTCCGTTGCCGCAGACCCTGTGGGACGATATCGCCGCCGGCGACAACTGGCTGGGCGAGGTGGAGAGCCGCCGTGCGGATGGCACGACGTATCCCGAGCTGATGAGCATCAGCACCATCCGCGACAGCGAAGGCCGGCCGCAGCACTACGTGGCCGTGGTCTCCGACATCACGGCACGCAAAGCCGACCGGCAGCGTCTGCAGCACATGGCGACCCACGATCCGCTGACCGGCCTGGTCACCCGCTCCGAGTTCGAGCGCCGCTGCGCGGAGGCCATCACCCGCGCGGCCCACGAACGCGGTGCGGTCGCGGTACTGTTCGTCGACCTCGATGCCTTCAAGGTCATCAACGACAGCTACAGCCATGCGACCGGCGACGCGCTGCTGATGCGCGTGGCCGAGCGCATTCGCGCCCAGCTGGCGCCGCACGACGTGGCAGGCCGCATCGGCGGCGACGAATTCACGGTGCTGATCGCCGACCTGCGTTCGCGCGAGGAGGCGCTCGCCGTCGCCGAGGCCGTCCTGGCGGCGTTGGCCAAGCCCTTCGACCTGGGCGATTACGAGCTGTTCGTCAGCGCGAGTATCGGCATCGCCGGTTACCCGCTGGACGGCAACGACGCGGTCACCCTGATCGCCAACGCTGACGCCGCGATGTACGTGGCCAAGACCGAAGAGCGCAATGCCTTGCGGCTCTACACGCCCAAGATGCACGCGGACGCGCGGCGCCGGCTCAAACTGGCTTCCGAGCTGCGCCAGGCATTGGTCCGCAAGGAGTTTACGCTGGCCTACCAGCCCAGTGTCGAGATGAAGACCGGCCGCATCGTGGCCGTCGAAGCGCTGATCCGCTGGCGCCATCCGGAACGCGGCAACGTGCCGCCGGATGAGTTCATCCCGATCGCCGAGAACCTCGGCCTGATCCGTCAGATCGATCAATGGGTGCTGGAAACCGCGTGCGCGCAGCTGAAACACTGGGATGACGCGAAACTGCCGCCGCTGCGCATGGCGGTGAATGTGTCGGCAAGTTCCTTCGGCCATCCGGACTTCCTGCCCGGTGTGAGCCAAGCGCTCCTCGATACGGGAATCGCGCCCCAGCGCCTGCTCATCGAACTGACCGAGAGCGCGATTCTGCGGCTGGGCGAAGACACCGAGCGCTCCATGCAGTCGTTGCACAGCCTTGGCGTCGGCGTGGCGATCGACGATTTCGGCACGGGGTATTCGTCGCTGGCCTACCTCAAGCTGCCGGCGGTCGCCTATCTGAAGATCGACCGCTCCTTCGTGACCGGCCTGCCGGCCAACGGCAACGATGTGGCGATTACGGAAGCCATGGTGGCGATCGCGCGCAGCCTCGACCTGCACACGATCGCCGAGGGCATCGAGACCGAAGCCCAGCACGAGTTCCTGTTGCGAGCGGGTTGCCAGGAAGGGCAGGGCTTCCTCTACTCACGCCCGCTGCCGCCTGACGAGATCGAGCGTTTGCTGGCACCGCACAAAGCCTCGGGAGCGAAGAGGCTTTCGCTGGTGCCGCCGCGTCGGGCCTGA
- a CDS encoding YraN family protein, with amino-acid sequence MTTTKKTTERRATGDRFEGAALSFLRERGLRLVRSNFLCRHGEIDLVMRDGETLVFVEVRYRRSAAFGGAVGSVTAAKRRKLISAAHLWLAWHPHDARRPCRFDVLAFEGDGIEWIPNAFEL; translated from the coding sequence GTGACCACGACGAAGAAGACCACCGAGCGCCGCGCCACCGGAGACCGTTTCGAAGGCGCGGCGTTGTCGTTTCTGCGGGAGCGCGGACTACGGCTGGTCCGCTCCAACTTTCTCTGCCGTCACGGCGAGATCGACCTCGTCATGCGCGACGGCGAGACCCTCGTTTTCGTCGAGGTACGCTATCGGCGCAGCGCCGCGTTCGGCGGCGCCGTCGGCTCGGTCACGGCCGCCAAGCGACGCAAGCTGATCAGCGCCGCGCATCTCTGGCTGGCCTGGCATCCGCACGATGCGCGCAGGCCATGCCGGTTCGACGTGCTGGCGTTCGAGGGCGACGGGATCGAGTGGATTCCGAACGCCTTCGAGCTCTGA
- a CDS encoding penicillin-binding protein activator, which produces MRPIRASTLGLLLCAGLAGCVTQGGVQQRTTAPTGEATQAAQALYIKGQFDQAAQAYLALAAQDSDHRDYYKLLAAESYRQEGALDRAAPVVTDIRRSRLEGEDSLRFDALRAEIALKNNDPTTALSLTGKPSSHVSPQVSQRLAELRARAQAASNDPWSAAQTRVELDGQLHGIDREQNRQQILTLLTGLGTQPLAERAAALPANDPMKPWVSEAQSQLGSVDRSPAVLDQAVGTVSGEKGVREGYKVPTKVALLLPLSGPLAGAGAAIRDGFFTNYVDASRTGATRPDVAVYDSGNDAAHAVAAYDKAVAEGARFVVGPLNREGVSAIFAKGALPAPMLTLNYPSDNKNLPPSGANEFGLLPETEGAQVADHMADRGMKTATSIVSTDDFARRAGNAFRAEWQARGGTLAGQITLDSGSIDFASQLSEPVGQDPATSGVFISMKPQQARLLIPQLRLAKNNLPVFATSHVYGGSDDPAADRDLEGVEFCDAPWLFDAQPGLARRSELNAAVPATRGVTARLFAFGMDAWGLVPYIDWMRGHPGSYLPGATGQLVADEFGRVRRVLIWARFADGVARPVAGSLELEAPATAPNVESGGG; this is translated from the coding sequence ATGCGACCGATCCGTGCCTCGACCCTTGGCCTCCTGCTCTGCGCCGGCCTCGCCGGCTGCGTGACCCAGGGCGGCGTCCAGCAACGTACGACCGCGCCCACCGGCGAGGCGACGCAGGCGGCGCAGGCCCTTTACATCAAGGGACAGTTCGATCAGGCGGCTCAGGCTTACCTTGCGCTGGCTGCGCAGGACAGCGATCACCGCGACTATTACAAGCTGCTGGCCGCCGAGTCGTACCGCCAGGAAGGCGCCCTCGATCGCGCCGCACCGGTCGTCACGGACATCCGCCGCTCGCGCCTCGAGGGCGAAGACTCCCTGCGCTTCGATGCGTTACGCGCGGAGATCGCACTGAAGAACAACGACCCGACGACCGCCCTGTCGCTGACCGGCAAGCCGTCGTCGCACGTCTCGCCCCAGGTCTCGCAACGCCTGGCCGAATTGCGCGCACGGGCTCAGGCCGCGTCGAACGATCCGTGGAGCGCCGCGCAGACCCGTGTCGAGCTCGACGGCCAGCTGCACGGCATCGACCGGGAACAGAACCGCCAGCAGATCCTCACCCTGCTCACCGGCCTCGGTACCCAGCCCCTCGCCGAGCGTGCCGCGGCATTGCCGGCGAACGATCCGATGAAACCCTGGGTGTCGGAAGCACAGTCCCAGCTCGGCAGCGTCGACCGCTCACCGGCGGTGCTCGATCAGGCCGTCGGTACGGTCAGTGGCGAGAAGGGCGTACGCGAAGGCTATAAGGTGCCGACCAAGGTCGCGCTGCTGCTGCCCCTCAGTGGCCCGCTCGCCGGTGCGGGCGCCGCCATCCGCGACGGCTTCTTTACCAATTACGTCGATGCGAGCCGCACGGGTGCGACGCGTCCGGACGTCGCGGTCTACGATTCGGGCAACGATGCGGCGCATGCCGTCGCCGCCTACGACAAGGCGGTCGCCGAGGGCGCTCGCTTCGTCGTCGGCCCGCTCAATCGCGAAGGCGTGTCGGCCATCTTCGCCAAGGGCGCCCTGCCCGCACCGATGCTCACGCTGAACTACCCGAGCGACAACAAGAACCTGCCGCCGTCGGGTGCCAACGAGTTCGGCCTGCTGCCTGAAACCGAGGGCGCGCAGGTAGCCGACCACATGGCCGACCGCGGCATGAAGACCGCTACGTCGATCGTCTCCACCGACGATTTCGCACGCCGCGCCGGCAACGCCTTCCGCGCCGAGTGGCAGGCGCGTGGCGGCACCCTGGCCGGCCAGATCACGCTGGACTCCGGCAGCATCGATTTCGCGTCGCAGTTGTCCGAACCGGTTGGCCAGGATCCGGCCACCAGCGGCGTCTTCATCAGCATGAAACCGCAGCAGGCGCGTCTGCTGATCCCGCAGCTGCGTCTGGCGAAGAACAACCTGCCCGTCTTCGCGACCTCGCACGTGTACGGCGGCAGCGACGACCCCGCCGCCGATCGTGACCTGGAAGGCGTGGAGTTCTGCGACGCGCCGTGGCTGTTCGACGCCCAGCCGGGCCTCGCCCGTCGCAGCGAACTGAATGCGGCCGTGCCCGCGACGCGCGGCGTCACCGCCCGCCTGTTCGCCTTCGGCATGGATGCCTGGGGACTGGTGCCCTATATCGACTGGATGCGTGGTCATCCGGGCAGCTACCTGCCCGGCGCGACCGGCCAGCTGGTCGCGGATGAGTTCGGTCGCGTCCGTCGCGTACTCATCTGGGCGCGCTTCGCCGACGGCGTCGCCCGCCCGGTCGCGGGTAGCCTCGAACTCGAAGCGCCGGCCACGGCCCCGAACGTCGAAAGCGGCGGGGGCTGA
- a CDS encoding HAD family hydrolase, giving the protein MSTHDSLVFLFDVDNTLIDNDRFGADLAARLEERLGAEGRDRYNAIDKEIRKQVGYADYLGALQRLRGQDSDMAYMDLSFFLLDYPFEARRFPGVLEAIDHLRTIGRPVIMSDGDTVFQPRKIRRAGLWEAFREDVLIYIHKEEMLDDMQRRYPADHYVMVDDKPRILVALKKLLGDKVTTVFVRQGHYAAAAGADLEETPPDMTIDSVAELATMGREAFLATA; this is encoded by the coding sequence GTGTCCACCCACGATTCCCTCGTATTTCTCTTCGACGTCGACAACACCCTGATCGACAACGACCGTTTCGGCGCGGATCTCGCCGCGCGCCTCGAAGAACGTCTCGGGGCCGAAGGCCGCGATCGGTACAACGCGATCGACAAGGAGATCCGCAAGCAGGTCGGTTATGCGGACTACCTCGGTGCGCTGCAGCGCCTGCGCGGACAGGACAGCGACATGGCCTATATGGATCTGTCGTTCTTCCTGCTCGACTACCCCTTCGAGGCACGTCGTTTTCCCGGCGTGCTCGAAGCGATCGATCACCTGCGCACGATCGGTCGCCCGGTGATCATGTCCGACGGCGACACCGTGTTTCAGCCGCGCAAGATCCGCCGCGCGGGATTGTGGGAGGCGTTCCGCGAGGACGTGCTGATCTACATCCATAAAGAAGAGATGCTCGACGACATGCAGCGGCGCTATCCGGCCGATCACTACGTGATGGTGGACGACAAGCCGCGCATCCTTGTGGCGCTCAAGAAGCTGCTGGGCGACAAGGTCACCACGGTATTCGTCAGGCAGGGGCATTACGCGGCCGCGGCCGGCGCGGATCTCGAGGAGACGCCGCCGGATATGACGATCGACTCGGTGGCGGAGCTGGCGACGATGGGGCGTGAGGCGTTTCTCGCGACGGCCTGA